In Arvicanthis niloticus isolate mArvNil1 chromosome 27, mArvNil1.pat.X, whole genome shotgun sequence, a genomic segment contains:
- the Mmp27 gene encoding LOW QUALITY PROTEIN: matrix metalloproteinase-27 (The sequence of the model RefSeq protein was modified relative to this genomic sequence to represent the inferred CDS: deleted 1 base in 1 codon) — MPCKQEQALTEETGMKCLLTLMVNFITLSSAFPPDRKDKNEENNQLAQAYLNQFYSLEIEGSHLVQNKNRSLLDGKLREMQAFFGLTVTGKLDSDTLEIMKVPRCGVPDVGQYGYTLPGWRKYNLTYRIMNYTPDMTPADVDEAIQKALQVWSKVTPLVFTRISKGVADIMIAFRTRVHGWCPRHFDGPLGVLGHAFPPGLGLGGDTHFDEDETWTARDGEGFSLFLVAAHEFGHSLGLSHSNDQTALMFPNYVSLDPSKYPLSQDDIDGIQSIYGRPPKVPTKPNGNPEPHACDPNLTFDAITTFRREVLFFKGRHLWRMYSDITGAEFEFIDSFWPSLPADLQAAYESPRDEVLVFKDENFWVIRGYSVLPNYPKSIHTLGFPKRVKKIDAAVCDHGTRKTFFFVGIWFWRYDEMAQAMDRGFPQRIMKHFPGIRLRVDAVFQRNGFFYFFRGSRQFEYSMKVKNITQVMKANTWFMCNEPLNSSFNVSIKGKAHSIGTVILHHKSVSLLIFSIVHVLTKTYN, encoded by the exons ATGCCCTGTAAACAGGAACAAGCTTTAACTGAAGAGACC GGAATGAAGTGCCTTCTGACTCTGATGGTTAATTTTATAACActttcctctgcttttcctcctgaCAGAAAGGACAAAAATGAGGAGAACAATCAACTGGCCCAG GCATATCTCAACCAGTTCTACTCTCTTGAAATAGAAGGGAGTCATcttgtccaaaacaaaaacaggagtcTCTTAGACGGAAAACTTCGGGAAATGCAGGCATTTTTTGGATTAACAGTGACCGGAAAACTGGATTCAGATACCCTCGAGATTATGAAGGTGCCCAGGTGTGGGGTGCCAGACGTGGGGCAATATGGCTACACCCTCCCTGGGTGGAGAAAATACAACCTTACATACAG AATAATGAACTACACTCCTGATATGACTCCAGCTGATGTGGATGAGGCTATTCAGAAAGCTCTACAAGTTTGGAGCAAGGTCACTCCACTGGTGTTCACCAGGATATCCAAGGGGGTTGCAGATATAATGATAGCATTCAGGACAAGAG TCCATGGCTGGTGTCCTCGTCACTTTGATGGTCCTCTGGGAGTCCTTGGCCATGCCTTTCCTCCTGGTCTGGGTCtaggtggtgacacacactttgATGAAGATGAAACATGGACAGCCAGGGATGGGGAAG GGTTCAGCTTGTTTCTCGTGGCTGCTCATGAATTTGGTCACTCTCTGGGGCTCTCCCACTCCAATGATCAAACAGCCTTGATGTTCCCCAATTACGTCTCCCTGGATCCTAGCAAATACCCACTTTCTCAGGATGATATTGATGGGATCCAGTCTATTTATG GAAGACCACCTAAGGTACCCACCAAGCCAAATGGAAACCCTGAACCCCACGCCTGCGACCCCAACTTGACTTTTGATGCTATCACTACCTTCCGCAGGGAAGTCTTATTCTTTAAAGGCAG GCACTTATGGAGGATGTACTCTGATATCACTGGTGCTGAGTTTGAGTTTATTGATTCCTTCTGGCCATCTCTGCCAGCTGATCTTCAAGCTGCCTATGAAAGCCCCAGAGATGAAGTCCTTGTTTTTAAAG atgagaATTTCTGGGTGATCAGGGGGTATTCTGTCTTGCCCAATTACCCCAAATCCATCCACACACTCGGGTTTCCAAAACGTGTGAAGAAGATTGATGCAGCTGTCTGTGACCATGGTACAAGGAAAACCTTCTTTTTTGTTGGCATCTGGTTCTGGAG GTATGATGAGATGGCGCAAGCAATGGACAGGGGATTCCCACAGAGGATAATGAAGCACTTCCCAGGAATTCGCCTGCGTGTGGACGCTGTCTTCCAACGTAATG gattcttctatttcttccGTGGGTCGAGGCAATTTGAGTACAGCATGAAGGTGAAGAATATCACCCAAGTGATGAAAGCCAATACTTGGTTCATGTGTAATGAACCATTAAACTCATCATTCAATGTCAGTATCAAAGGAAAAGCGCATTCAATTGGTACAGTGATATTACATCATAAAAGTGTAAGCTTGCTCATTTTCAGTATTGTTCATGTGCTGACAAAAACATACAATTAA
- the Mmp8 gene encoding neutrophil collagenase, whose protein sequence is MPEGQRKAGEVVLEDKIMLHLKTLPFLFFLHIQLAKAIPVPPEHLEEKIMKTAENYLRKFYHLPSNQFRSAKNVTVFEEKLKEMQRFFGLPETGKPDAATIEIMQKPRCGVPDSGDFLLTPGGPKWTHTNLTYRIINHTPQLSRAEVKTAIEKAFQVWSVPSPLTFTEVLQGEADINIAFVSRDHGDNSPFDGPNGILAHAFQPGQGIGGDAHFDSEETWTQDFNNYNLFLVAAHEFGHSLGLSHSTDPGALMYPNYAYREPSTYSLPQDDINGIQTIYGPSDNPIQPTGPSTPTACDPHLRFDAATTLRGEIYFFKDKYFWRRHPQLRTVDLNFISLFWPFLPNGLQAAYEDFDRDLVFLFKGRQYWALSGYDLQQGYPRDISNYGFPRSVQAIDAAVSYGGKTYFFVSSHCWRYDNQRGSMDTGYPKSIASMFPGVNCRVDAVFLQDSFFLFFSGPQYFAFSLASHRVTRVARSNLWLNCLQS, encoded by the exons ATGCcagaggggcagaggaaggcaggagaggtTGTTTTGGAAGATAAGATCATGCTTCACCTGAAGAcacttccatttctcttcttcctccacataCAGCTTGCCAAGGCCATTCCAGTGCCTCCTGAACACCTGGAAGAGAAAATTATGAAAACTGCTGAG AATTACCTACGAAAATTCTACCACTTACCAAGCAATCAATTCCGGTCTGCGAAGAATGTCACGGTATTCGAAGAGAAGCTTAAGGAGATGCAGCGCTTCTTCGGCTTGCCCGAGACAGGGAAGCCAGATGCAGCTACAATAGAAATAATGCAAAAGCCTCGCTGTGGAGTGCCCGACTCTGGTGATTTCTTGTTAACCCCGGGAGGCCCCAAGTGGACACACACTAATCTGACCTACAG GATTATAAACCATACCCCACAGCTGTCAAGGGCTGAAGTGAAAACAGCCATTGAGAAAGCTTTTCAAGTCTGGAGTGTGCCATCGCCCCTGACCTTCACCGAGGTCTTACAGGGAGAAGCAGATATCAATATTGCTTTTGTCTCAAGAG ACCATGGTGACAATTCTCCTTTCGATGGACCCAATGGAATCCTTGCCCATGCCTTTCAGCCAGGCCAGGGTATTGGAGGAGATGCTCATTTTGATTCAGAAGAAACATGGACTCAAGATTTCAACA ATTACAACCTATTTCTCGTGGCTGCTCATGAATTTGGACATTCCTTGGGACTCTCTCACTCCACTGATCCTGGTGCCTTGATGTACCCAAACTATGCTTACAGGGAACCCAGCACCTATTCACTACCTCAAGATGATATCAATGGCATTCAGACAATCTATG GACCTTCAGACAATCCCATCCAACCTACTGGGCCCAGCACACCCACCGCCTGTGACCCCCACCTGAGATTTGATGCTGCCACCACACTCCGTGGGGAGATTTACTTCTTTAAAGACAA gtacttctggAGGCGGCATCCTCAGCTGAGAACAGTTGACCTCAATTTCATATCTCTGTTCTGGCCTTTCCTACCCAATGGCCTTCAGGCTGCTTATGAAGATTTTGATAGAGACCTAGTTTTCCTATTCAAAG GCAGACAGTACTGGGCTCTGAGTGGCTATGACCTGCAGCAAGGTTACCCCAGAGATATATCCAACTATGGATTCCCAAGGAGTGTCCAAGCCATTGATGCAGCGGTTTCCTATGGCGGGAAGACATACTTCTTCGTAAGCAGCCATTGCTGGAG ATATGACAATCAAAGAGGATCCATGGACACAGGCTATCCCAAAAGCATAGCAAGCATGTTCCCAGGAGTGAACTGTAGAGTTGACGCAGTTTTCCTGCAGGATT ccttcttcctcttcttcagcgGACCACAATATTTTGCATTTAGTCTTGCCAGTCACAGAGTTACTAGAGTTGCAAGAAGCAATTTATGGCTTAACTGTTTACAGAGTTGA